Within the Mustela lutreola isolate mMusLut2 chromosome 2, mMusLut2.pri, whole genome shotgun sequence genome, the region GCAGGCTGCTCTGGGGCTGGGGTCTCTGCCAGGAGGGGGGTGGTGTCCCCCGAGGGGCCCTGGCCCTCAGCAGGAGTTTGGGGCCTTACAGatccctcctccagggagccttccTGCTTCTCCTGGGGCTGTGGATCTTCCTCTTCTGGCCTTGACTCTTCCTTGGCCCCCACGGGAGCCCCTGCCTCACTCACCTCCTCTGCCTGACATTCCTGTCCGCCCTCAGACTCCCTCTGGTCTTCCTGACTCAGATCTTCCTTGACTGCTTCGGTCTTCTCAGCCTCCAGTGGCGGCTCatctccccctctctcagcctCCAGTGACTCCTCGCCTTCTTTCTCGGCCTCCAGTGGCGCCTCACCTCCTGTTCTCTCTACCTTCGGTGACTCCTCGCATTCCTTTCTTTCCAACGCCCCTGGTTCTTCAGTCACCTCTagcttttcctcctctcctttctgctctACTCCCAATGGTTCCTcgtcttccttctctgcctctggctcttctGCACTTTTCAGCTCTACTTGCAATGGCTCCTcgcctctttccctctctgccctcaAAGGTCCCTCAACTGCCTCTCTTGCTACTGACAACAGTTCCTCAGCTGCTTCCCTTTCTGTCCCCAGCTTGTCCTcaccccccctcctctctgcttccaaggagtccttgcttccttccctgtCCGCCATCACAGACatgtctgctccttcctcctccgTCCCTGCCTTCTCCTCACTCCACTCCTTTCCTCCGCCCACTGGTTCCTCTGTttggcccctccctgcctccccagcttcctcccctgcccccctctctgcccccagtGGACTCTCAGGTCCTCCCCCCTGTCCCCACATCCTGGGCCCTTCcaatccctccacccccagctcctcccagtcCTCGCTGAGGGTCACCCTCTCCACccaaatgaaagacccctcctctcctccagagCCCCCTGGCCCATCAGGGCTGCCCCTGGGAACACCTTCTCCAGGAGCTGCTCCTTCTAGTCTCACCTGAAGAAGCCTCGGTGAGCTGGCCTGCGCAGCCTTCTGGCCCCCGCCCAGCTCCCCTGTGGCCTCTGAGTCCCCACTGTCTGGCCCTCCCACGCCCTCCCAGACCACCTCCACAATGCCCCTGTCCTCCTTCACCCAGGAGGGGAGCTCTGGGCAGCTagcttcctgcctctccccaatGGCCTCCAGCACCATCTCCTCTACCTTAGCCTCTAGTTCTGGGCCCGTGGCCGCCGTGGCACAGTCCTCCGTGGCCCTCAGCCCCTCCCATACCACCTTCACCACACCCGCTTTGGCCTCGTCCGCGCCCCCCTTGGAGGCTGCCAGCGCCTGACTAGGCTCCTGCTCTGGAGGGGGGCTGAGTCCAGGGCAGGGGCCATTGGCTTCTGAGGAGGCCCCTTCTGCCCCAGGGAACAGCCTCAGGGCTGACGGAGCCCTGACAGCCTCATCTCGGGCCTCTGAGGGGGACTCTGGAGATGTGTCCACTGGTCCAGCTGGTAGGGAGGCTCTCTTGTTCAGATCAGCGTGGTCTTGGGGAGTgacaggaggaaaggagaagaaacgGGGCGACAGAGTGAGATTCTGAGCCCCTAGATTCAGACCCCTCTTCTTGGGACCCCCAGACCTGGAGCACAAGCACCCACCTGTGGGACCTGCCTCCACGGTAGGCTGGGAGAGAGGCCGGTGACCCTGCAGGGATGGCAGAGACAAGGTCAGGCCAGCCCGTGTCTGTACCTGCACGCGGGTACCCTCCCCTGCTCAAAACACCCTCAATGCACCCCCCTACCCCGCCATCACATTCAGGATCAAACCCTCAGCCTTCCTCACCTGGTCCAGGGCCTCACACGCAGTAGGTGCTTGTCAATACTGTGTCTGTGAGCCAACAGCTGTGTATTAGGGACCTACTCTGTCACCTACTGAGATTGCCGTGGACAAGGGACACTTAAGCCTTTTGCTTGGGGGACTTACATTCCAGGGGGGTGAggtataaacaaaaacaaatatgtaatGCCAGGGAGTGAGAAAGActatggcagaaaaaaaaataagcaggaggaggggctctCAAGGAAGTGACACTGAACAGAGAGAGACCCAAAGGGCAGGAGGAGACCGCCTTAACTCAAGAGGTACATAAGGGCATTCCaagcagaggagaaagcaggagcaaAAGCTCTGGGGCTGCAATGAGCTACACAAGTTCAAGGACTGGAAAAGAGGCTCAGCATAGCTggagtggggcagggtggggagggacagtgcgaaagtatgaaaatgggctcagggaggggagtggaggggcaGCCAAGCCCCAGGGATCTCCTCATAGTTCTCTGATCTTATTCCCTTTCCGGCCTCCAGGCCTTTATGtgggctgtttcctctgcctggaattccCTTTCCACTCTTGCCTGGTTCCCACTCAGATTCCATATATATGGCACTGCCTCCAGGAGGCCTTCCCTGAACCCCCAACCTTACTCAGGTGATTTCCCCCGtgctcctcccctgcccagggCTCCCCCCATCACAGACTCTTGGATGGTGAGCTCCCGTGGGCCAGGAATCCTTTCTTGCGCCTCTCTGGCAAGGAACTCCCAGCCAGTGTTTAAAACCTAACAAGTGCTGCTTCCCACATCCATAaacaagtctgcttctccctctgtgctctgaaACAGGCATCTGGGAGCTAAGCTAAGGCACCAGGAAGAGCCAGAGATTGTGGCCCCTGCTCTTCCCTATGGCCAGGCACAAATGTTGGCAGATCTTGGGACTTCGGGGACAACCCAGAGATCCAGATTTTAATGTAAGGTTGTCAAAAGCCTGTGTGTTGTGTAGCATGCATACAGACTGTATCTTAATAAAAGTGCTGCTAAAACAAAAGCCCGTGTGGATGCCTCCGATCACAAGAGCATCTCATGGTGACCCACTTCCCACTCTGAGGCCACATTCCACGagcactgcccccacccccccgctttTTCTCACCACATTCCTTGTTCTGGCCTTAAGAGCAATCCTATGGCAGAATTCTTCCTCCGCCTTGTTCCTAGTACAAAGCCATGATCTTCTTGACCctccccctcacctcctcccGCCCTGTGCTGCTGCTGTTCTCATTTTGGacatagggaaactgaggctggagcAAGAAATGCGACTTGTCCAAGACCACAGAGCTGAGCAATAGCAGAGGACTCAGTGGTTAAACTGCCGTTGGAGAAATCGTGCTTTTGTCCCTGCTggctgcctcccccccacccattggctccccagcccctcacctGTCTGCGCCAGGTGGGCCTCCCTGAGGGCTTGTGCTGGGCACCTGTGGACGCACTCTGCAACAGCTGCAGCTGGGACTGGAGTCTGAGGAAGAGAGGAGCTGCTGGGAGCCAGGACCCCAGGCTCAATGTTATCCCCCCACACCCTTTGCCGCTTCCTTGGGGTGGACCTGGGGACCTGGCCTAGCGTGGCTGGCAGGGGCTTGACTCACGTGAACAAGCTGTCTTCCAAGTTCCGGATTCGGGCCTGAGCCTGGCCCTCGGGTGACTGGGGGTCTTTGGAGGTGGAGTCCTCCGGCTGCTCTGTCCCCTCCGCCGCCCCATCCATTAGCCAGCGCTCCCGGAGAGACTTCCTCTGGGCATGGGAAGGTAGCTGTGCATAACGACTACCCCACCCCATGTCCGGTACCCTCCTAATCCCCGGGGTAGAGAAGAGTTCTTATTGCCCAAAACCACCCGGAATGGGGCAGATATTTCTCCTTCAGGGTGGGAATATGATACATGCCTTCACTGTGCACCCCTAATATTGCCAGGTGGGACAGACACCCCCACTACCAGCCCATAGCTCTTCCAGCCTAAAACAAAACACCCAtcatctccccaccccttccagcATGGGACAGGCGCCCCCAGAGGTGAAATCGCTTTTGGCCCCTCCCTATACCCAAGATGGGCAAACACCTTCACTGTTCCCATACTCTGCCCCCAAAGGTGGTACAAAtgtccccatcaccaccaccgcCACCTACCCTCCCAGGCTGAGGaagaatgccccccccccaagctgGAACCCATGCTCCCAATTGCTCCCCCAAATTGGACACAGGCTCCTATGATTCCCCCCAAACTGACTCTCATAGGCACCCCCACTTTATTGCCCAGGCTGGGCAGGCGCTCCTGCCCGCCCCCAACCTTGAGCCGCTCCACGCGGAGTTTCTCCTCTTCCAGCTCCCGGCGCGCGGCGCGGATCTCCTCCTGCAGCCGCCGCTTCTCCTGCGCACAGAGGACCGGGAGCTGCCCGCGGGCCGGGCGGGGCCGCCgcctccctttctgccttccctcctccGCGGGGCTCGCGGGGGTTCCCGGGGCTCCCGGGGCTGCGAGCCGGGCGGGGCCGCGGAGCGCACGTCGGGGCCCCGGGCTGGGAGGGGGCTGCGGAGGCGCTGACTCAGcagcgggtgggggcggggcggcgggggcggggccggccgcGCCCGGGATGCTGCGGAGGCCTCGCCCGCGCGGAATGGGGGGTCTGTGGAAGGGGATGGGGACGGGGCCTTGGAATGGAGATCTACAAGGGGGACCAGGCTGTGAGGGTCCGAGATATGGAGTTACAGAGAAAGGGGCCCAGAGAAATGGGGGTCCAGATGTCGATATCAGAGGGAGGGGACTGTGCGATGGGGGTTCCGGAGAGGTGCAGTCGTGAGTGTCCAGAGAGACAGGGGCGTAGAGATGGGGTCCGGAGAGATGGAAATGCAGAAATCAAGGGCTGAGAGATGGGAGTTAGTGGGATGGGGGTTCAGAGGGATGTGGTACAGATATGGGTGTCAGAGGATGGGGGTTCAGAGAGACCAGGGTGTAGAGATGGGGTCCAGAAAGATGAGGTGCAGAAGAGGGAGATCAGAGACATAGGGATTAATAAGATGGGGGTTCACAGGGATGGGATCTAGAGAGATGAGGATCCAGAGATGAGGGTCTAAGAGATGGGGTTCAGACATGGGGTGTTTGGGAGACAGGGGTTCAAAATGGAGCATCGGATGTGGATTCTGGGAGTGTGGGGTACACGGCCTCACCattctgggggtggtggtggccagATAGACGAactagggagcagagggaggggcctgAGGATTTAGGTGGGGTGccctgggcagggctggagcTGAGGGTGCCTTCCCGCCCTCCCCACCACGTACACACACTTCACAGCGTCAAGCCTGCTTCCCAGATTGAGAGAGAGTTGAGGAAGAGACCTGGGACAAGAGTAGGAGGGCCCAGGACGCCGGGTGGAGTGCAGTAGGAGGGCTTCACTTACAGCGATGACCTCTAGCCGCTGCCGGTAGAGGGAGCTCTCGGCCATGGGCCTGTGGGGAAAAGGCAGAGACTGCGGAGGGGGTCTCCCAGGGCCAGGCCCGCATCTGGCCACCTCCTGAATGCCCCTCTCTGAGTCAAGATCCCTGAGCTGCTTGGAAACCAACCGAAGCCCGCATTTTCCTCTATTTCCCCTTTGCAACtgaaaggagttgggggagagctcAGGGGTTctttggagggtggggggggggggagagcagagACCAAGACAAGTTAAACTAACGCTCTTCCTAGGCCTGACatcttctctctgagcctcagtttcctcatctgtaaaataggctgGGATAGCTTGATTCTCACCTTGCAGAGAGGTGCCCTTGCAAGGAAATATCCATGCAGGAAAAAACAGGACATAGTGTTCCAAAAACAGTAGtgtcatttattattaataatgttagTAATTCCCGTGATTAATAATGTTTATGGTTAATTATAAGAACCAGTCCAAGGCTGTCCTACAGACACTCTCAAATCCTGCCAGGCCCCTAACATGCTGTGTGTCTCTTTCCAATTCCACACCTTCTCCAGACCTCTCGGCTCCTACCCAAGATACCTTCAGCCCTGGGGGATGAGGGAATCTGGGGAAAAAAGTGTCCATCCCAAGGTGGACACATGCCATTGCCATGGTTACTCTGGAGCTACCTGCCAACTCCCCTCCCTGGGAGCAAAGGTTACCAGGTCATGTAGCCTAGCACTGGACTctgagctgggaggaggcagaggggtcTTGGTGTTTAAGGTTTAACCTGAGCTCACCCCATCACTGACCTCCATGGAGGACCCCAGGATTCCTGCTTCCCAGCCTACAGAGCCACCCCTTCTGTGGGACAGTCCTTGTCACATGAACCTATACACAGATGTGCCTTAAGTGCCCGCTATGTGAATGGGCTTCACAGGACAATATCTGGAAGGATCTATCTATTTACCTGTTGTCCCTGATATGTAGCCCTGGGGGGATGGCACAGGACAAGCCctcaaacatttattaatttgagcacTAACTCTATTGGGTGAGCATTAGCTACATTGCCCAAACTCTGCTGGGGCCCCCCAAATCCTCCCTGGCCACACCATGAAGATATAATAATGCAGGACTTACTACCTATAGTGCTCTAAGGGCTCTAGAGGGTTTCTGATAGACTCCCACAgtcacctctgcctctccctccctgccctgatCTTGAGACACTAGTCCACTCTTTGCTGAGTTGCTATTCTGAGAATAAAACCAGCCAACCATGATTAGCCAGCATGTACAGTGTGCCAGGTGCTGTTAAATGCTTTGCCTCTAGcaattcatttaatcttcccagTGATCCTGGGAGGCAATAGTACCATTGTTCCTATtttatggatggggaaactgaggctccaagaagTGGTGAAAAGACTCATCTAAGATCACTGAATCAGGTGATCAGAACTCAGGGGTCTCAGGCCCAAAACACTAGAAACACTGCAGGTAAGAGGGTTCTAGGCACCCTCTTCTTGGTAGCCACAAGGCTAGAGATCAGCCTGGGGGTTCCCGATTTCAGTTGACCTAGGGGGCTAATGTCATGCTTAATAGGGTATCCCAAAGGGAGCCCAGGCCCCCTGCTAATAAGCTTGCCCTTGGGGGAGGACTAAACTTCCCCCCTCTGCTGTCCCATTCCCAAGATGTAAtctccctgcctcttccttgCTGGGGGGGAGGTGTGTGGAGATCGGGTTCCTATTGCTAAGCAACCAGGTTTGTAGTTGGTGAATAATGCAACGGGGGACCCAAAAGAGTGAGCAACCAAATTGGGGTCCCTGGGGGGAAACGCTTACCCAGAACTCTTTACAAACCTCtggagcccctcccccctcttaCTTTAAAATGCCCTCAAACCTTGAATATTAAAACCCTCTGCGCACCCCGTTTGATAGTGTTCATCTCCAACTCTATACGAACAGTGTTCGTGGCCGTGGCCTTTTGTCACCAGGAACAGCTGGTGGCCATTTCACTAAGGAACTAAGGTTCCGATTTTGCCATCATCTTTCCCAGTTTAGGAGCTGTTAACTTTTTCTGTTATATCTCAAGCAATTCTTCCCACCTGAGGCACTGAGGGATGTTTCTCCAGGCAGAACATGGGAGTGAGGGACCCTGGTA harbors:
- the PALM3 gene encoding paralemmin-3 isoform X2, producing the protein MALQSQMWSPATPMPMAESSLYRQRLEVIAEKRRLQEEIRAARRELEEEKLRVERLKRKSLRERWLMDGAAEGTEQPEDSTSKDPQSPEGQAQARIRNLEDSLFTLQSQLQLLQSASTGAQHKPSGRPTWRRQGHRPLSQPTVEAGPTDHADLNKRASLPAGPVDTSPESPSEARDEAVRAPSALRLFPGAEGASSEANGPCPGLSPPPEQEPSQALAASKGGADEAKAGVVKVVWEGLRATEDCATAATGPELEAKVEEMVLEAIGERQEASCPELPSWVKEDRGIVEVVWEGVGGPDSGDSEATGELGGGQKAAQASSPRLLQVRLEGAAPGEGVPRGSPDGPGGSGGEEGSFIWVERVTLSEDWEELGVEGLEGPRMWGQGGGPESPLGAERGAGEEAGEAGRGQTEEPVGGGKEWSEEKAGTEEEGADMSVMADREGSKDSLEAERRGGEDKLGTEREAAEELLSVAREAVEGPLRAERERGEEPLQVELKSAEEPEAEKEDEEPLGVEQKGEEEKLEVTEEPGALERKECEESPKVERTGGEAPLEAEKEGEESLEAERGGDEPPLEAEKTEAVKEDLSQEDQRESEGGQECQAEEVSEAGAPVGAKEESRPEEEDPQPQEKQEGSLEEGSVRPQTPAEGQGPSGDTTPLLAETPAPEQPAECQPLLRAQGPRANPSARPVPTYAPARQPEPSAPPEGEEASGPKQKTCQCCAVM
- the PALM3 gene encoding paralemmin-3 isoform X1, with the translated sequence MALQSQMWSPATPMPMAESSLYRQRLEVIAEKRRLQEEIRAARRELEEEKLRVERLKRKSLRERWLMDGAAEGTEQPEDSTSKDPQSPEGQAQARIRNLEDSLFTLQSQLQLLQSASTGAQHKPSGRPTWRRQGHRPLSQPTVEAGPTGGCLCSRSGGPKKRGLNLGAQNLTLSPRFFSFPPVTPQDHADLNKRASLPAGPVDTSPESPSEARDEAVRAPSALRLFPGAEGASSEANGPCPGLSPPPEQEPSQALAASKGGADEAKAGVVKVVWEGLRATEDCATAATGPELEAKVEEMVLEAIGERQEASCPELPSWVKEDRGIVEVVWEGVGGPDSGDSEATGELGGGQKAAQASSPRLLQVRLEGAAPGEGVPRGSPDGPGGSGGEEGSFIWVERVTLSEDWEELGVEGLEGPRMWGQGGGPESPLGAERGAGEEAGEAGRGQTEEPVGGGKEWSEEKAGTEEEGADMSVMADREGSKDSLEAERRGGEDKLGTEREAAEELLSVAREAVEGPLRAERERGEEPLQVELKSAEEPEAEKEDEEPLGVEQKGEEEKLEVTEEPGALERKECEESPKVERTGGEAPLEAEKEGEESLEAERGGDEPPLEAEKTEAVKEDLSQEDQRESEGGQECQAEEVSEAGAPVGAKEESRPEEEDPQPQEKQEGSLEEGSVRPQTPAEGQGPSGDTTPLLAETPAPEQPAECQPLLRAQGPRANPSARPVPTYAPARQPEPSAPPEGEEASGPKQKTCQCCAVM